The DNA region tctctctctctctctctctctctctctctctcagtgtaatGCAGTGTGATGTGTTGCAGGTTATGGGATTTTACAATCCACAATAAAATATggatattaatgataataatgataatagtagtagtagtagtagtagtaataataataataataataataataataataataattcacaatATAAAAGTGTAGACGGTGCTCGTAGGGCGGTGCCAGTTGCAAGAGGGGGTCACAATGCAGTCgtcttaaatgtaaaaataaaataagaatgcattttatttaataagaatATCACAATCTCCCCTTTCGTGCCTTACAAGACGTCTGgttatggatttatttttattttttgtccatTTCCGGATTTCACTCAGCAgcaggaaaatgtaaaaaataataatgaataaaaataataataaataataataataataaaaaattgttattCAAGTCTATTTTAGTGGCTCTACACACTGACGCTGAACAACACGCCATGAACGTTCTCGTTCTCGTTCTTTAGAAATCAGCCACAAGCATGTCAGACAAACCCAACCTGGAGGAAGTGACCAGCTTTGACAAGAGCAAGCTGAAGAAGACGGAGACGCAGGAGAAAAATCCTCTGCCGTCAAAAGAGAGTAAGATTTGCGTTTAAAAAACGTATATCATTAAACACTGTTTACTACAGGATATATAATCTGTACTGCAGAGGATATAATATATCTGGAGTGTAAGATAATTTCAGAACAAGCAAAacattatgtttatattaatatactgacataaaaaatttgtatttttatttccccaGCTATCGAAGAGGAAAAGAAGGCAAGCACGTCATGAAACTTCTGATCAAGACTCCACTATGCACTGCACTGCCTTCATCTTTTCAccctttctttttctaaaaatgtgtttaatttcGTAAGACAAAacggaaaaaataaaaatctaagaTGAGTTCTGATTGGACGAAACAAAACCACCATCTTGTGGCCCgtacctcctcctcctttttttaaaatgttcttttttattaaaaattaaaaaagaaagaacgtaCCACTGTGAAGAAGAATAATGTACGTGGGAGTTCTTAAAGAGGATGGAGGAGGCAGAGCTTCAGCCTCAGGGCGGGGCTGAGAGTTTGATTGACAGCTTCCTGGGACCTCACTATCACTATCCAGACCCGAGTTGATTGCTCGCTGTTGCTGTCAGATGTTGAAACTcatgcagtgttttgtttctttttttttttttaatgtttaagatTATTTTGTAATCGAAAGTTCAAACCTTGGAATGCACAATATTTTGTTTATGCAaataaaagagaagagaaaagctgTTAATCTTCTGGTGAaggttgtgttttcattttcttggTGGAGAAATGCACAGGAAGtgcagtgtaaaaaaaacctgctttgaataataataataatacttatttatCTTAATTCTTTACTCTGCCTCACACCACATCGAGCTCTTCAGGGATGTTCCTCTGTGGTGTAGGATGCTGTGAGGCTGCTATAAATACGAGCTCGCACGGCTACGCTGAGTGATTAATACGTGCTGGAACAGGATCCGGCTTTCCGGAgcttaataaatgtaataatcgaattaaataagtgaaaatatcaTTATTTTAGTGAATGATCCTTCTCTACATGACTCATGACGCATTTTTGTGCACTAAGAAATGATCTCTGAAGACCGATCCACATGCGATGGTCTCCAGTGAAGCGGCCATTTTGAACGACACTCCATAATTCAGTGTAATGTAGCAGTTACACTGTGGTGACGGTGTTGTGGTGTGAACAACAAGTGGTCTGAAATCTCATCAATGCTAAGAAAATGTGTTGTACTGCCAGCACTAAAAGCACTGAGGTCATTCAAAGCTACAACGGTGCTAGAAAGTTCGTAAACCCtttgaattttttatatttctgcgtGAATATGACCCAAAAGCGTCCTAAAAGTAGACGATGAGACTTTGTAAAATGTTGATTTGCATTGCATTGGATTTCTCATCCTTTATATAAGCAAACTGTGGCGCGCGCACATTATTGATGCACAGACAGTATCCACTCCATTACTCTCCGTTTCAGTCTTTACACTGTACCTGACagtagaaatggttctgtacatcctAGACACTctttctgcacttacacttcGCCTTTGTTTCTGGAAAtgtgtcttatttatttcagattatttgctATCAAACAAGATCATTGTCCACCCCGTCATTATCCGTCCAGTCTGGTGCTCCTCCTCCAATCAAAATGATCACAGCATGAACATGGGGCAGCGTGATTACTGCCCCGGCGTGATTCCTACCCCAATCGGCCTCCATTCATTAgcgcttgttgcagttcccatttttgaccactaggtgtaaTAACTTGATGTAGCTAAATACACTATGATTACGCAACATCTAGAAACATGTGCAAATCTGCTCCTATCTGTTAAATGGCAACATTTGTAAATCATTGACTCAAAAGAAGGAATTATTATTTCAACTGAATTTCAAACATACAGAGCTGTGAATGAGGACTTATAAAGATTAGCATTTCTATTAGCACCCTCGGCTGTGTTTGGCTCACAGGTGGCATGCTCATGTGTCCTTCTCTGTATTTTCCTCTAGAgatgaaagtattggcaccttcTGCCATGTTAGGATCACAGACGGCCATTTAAGCGAACTCCCTgacataaatattaacattaaacgGGAGATCATTAGATCACCACTTAATAAACTCCTACTACGTTTGCAGGTGGTGTGatgttaaagagagagagagacagacacacacacacacacacacacacacacacacagggccaggACAACATTGGTCATCAGCACATTCGCTGAAACATGGGTTTGTCCTAAATAGATGAGAATTGACCTCTGTATATACACAACATGCTCATGTTCACATTTATAACTCATGCAGCAGTTCTTTCTGTAACTTCCTGTTTGCTGCAGTAATTTGCTACTTTCATTAtgatcttcacacacacacacacagtaatatttacagttgcagtcaaaattattcaccccctgaatagaatccctcacaacatcATAAAtttgcaaaacaggtgttgtctcaagcacacctgatgcaataAATTAAGGGCTTctttagttgcaccaggtgcgtgagctggaacacatgaaatacctgaactggctaggggcaaaaatgtatgaaatacctggatggggcagaaaaaggaaaccatcaatggctgcaagcagatttctgagaagacagGTTGTGAGAAACTCTCgagactgcaaaagacctgcagcaagacttggtggaacaggcactgaggtttcagtgaacaCAGTAAGGAGCGTACTAAACTCAGAagatttccatgccagaactccaagacgttcaccactactgacccaaaagcacaagaaaagtcgctcaaaatcatataaataatccacagaagtttggggattttgttctgtggagcgatgaaactaaacttttcagcatgatggatcagtGGTACGTCTGGAGgaggaatgaagaaagaacactctgtccacagtcgagcatggtggtggctctgtgatgctgtggggctgctttacatcctctggcactggaaacctgtagcgtgtggaaggcgagatggattcgcTGAAGTATCAGggaatcctaggagaaaacatcatgccgtctgtgaggaagctgaagctttggcGTCATCGGAcgttccaacaggacaatgatcccaagcatacctcaaattccaccaaggcttggttacagaagaagttctggaagattccacagggccatcacagtcacctgacttgaaccccatagaaaatctctggtgagatttgaagaaggcggttgcagcacgcagaCCCAAGAATATTCCTTAACTGGAGgccactgctcatgaggaacgggagaagattcctcaggaacgctgcagaagttctgcatctcatttgcagcaggtcataacagcaaaagccTTTTCTActgagtactaaagatgctcgccatgaggggttgaataattttgaaactggaggtgtcattataagttgcattttcagttgaatttggggaaactgcttgaagcattcgttgtatcaaactatttcaactgcttttgtttgatttgttcattgttacagctgaaagtctgaacaTTCTGACAGTACACCTGATCTGAAatggggggtgaataattttgaatgcGACTGTAACCTTCACTACATAGTcctgaaaaaaaacagcaataaagAACTCAATGTGTTAGACAAACACCTCGCATATTTCCTCTTGTGCAGAAAGAGGAAGTTAGCATTTAGATGtagcaaaacagacaaaatctGAAAGGCACATCTCTcttacactttctctctctctctctctctctctcacacacacacacacatacagagagtaaGAGGAGAGGAAGTCACAATCGACCAGAATAACTGAAGTGAGCGGAAGTGTTACTTCCGTACCTTCTGCACCTTTCCTTCACTTAGCTTTAGCATTAGCATAATCCAGCAATATCATTAGCAGCCATTGTACTTCAGCTTTCACAGATTTGCATCATGACCTTACTGTGTTTTTGTAATCAATttccaaaataataaaccactCCAACACCATTAGGAACAAgttgtgcacaaagcgagctccatgaagatgtggtgtgtgaaggttggaagaaggtggaagaactcgactGTGCTGCACAgaaacctgacctcaaccccactgaacacctttgggaagaATTGGAACACATgacgcctgacctcaacctctctaacgctcttgtagctgaatgaacccAAAtgcccacagccacaccccaaaatctagtggaaagccttcccagaaaagtggagagcattataacagcaaagagggaatacatctggaatgaGTTCAacaaatacatactgtatgggtgtgatggtcagggggtGCCCATGCTTTTGGCTGCATGGTGTACCTGAAATATAGATTATTCTATTATCTAAATTTAGAACATTATGATTTggcattaatttaattaaatcataCATTCCTATAAATCCCATATATTTTAAAAGGTGTGTATCAGTGGTCTGTATTGTCCGTAGTGGTGCTGAAAAAGTGGAGGTGGTGTTTCTTCAACCTGAATGCGTTCATGCTGTGAGTTCTGTTTAAAAATGCGAACCCATTTACCGAAAATGTCACGCACATTCCTGAAATAGATTAATGGTAAGTGAGAACATAATCACTGTAGTGCTAAGAAGTGAGATCAACCTACGTATTACatataatattttgtattatatatatatatatatatattacatatacacacacagtgctgcttgaaagtttttagcattttctataattctgcataaatacgacctaaatgtcatcagattttcacacaagtcctaaaagtagataaagagatcacaattaaacaaatgagtgagaaatattatactcggtcacttatttattgaggaaaatgatccattattacatatctgtgagggatAAAAGTATGtgtgaacgtctaggattatcagttaatgtgaaggtgagattagagtcaggtgttttcagtcagtgggatgatgatcaggtgtgagtgagtgagcgtcctgttttatttaaagaacagggatctatcagagtctgatcttcacaacacgtgtttgtggaagtgtatcatggcacgaacaaaggagatttctgaagacCTCAGAagaagagttgttgaagctcatcaggctggaaaagttcacaaaaccatctctaaagagtttggactccaccgatccacagtcagacagattgtgtacaaatggaggaaattcaacaccattgttcccctccccaggagtggagaccaacaaagatcactccaagagaaAGACGTGtcatagtccacgaggtcacaaaggaactcagggtaacttctaagcaactaaaggcctctctcacattggctaatgttaatgttcatgagtccaccatcaggagaacactgaacaacaacggtgtACATGGCAgagctgcaaggagaaagtcactgctctccaaaaagaacattactgcCCTTCTGTAGTTCGCTGAAGGACGAGCTGGAAGGCTATTGGAAATATGTTTTTGGACGagtgagaccaaaatagaattttttggtttaaatgagaagcgttatgtttggagaaatgaaaacactgcattccagcataagaaccttatcccatctgtgaaacatggtggtggtcgtatcatggtttggacctgttttgctgcatctggaccaggacgactcgtCACttttgaattataccagcgaattctaaaggaaaatgtcaggacatctggaCTCAGTCTGGTTCCTTTTCCAGACCTTCACATGACTCTGCCAGTCTAGGGAGAAAAGACTTTGCTTATTTATTACTGAAATTTTGCACACAGTCTTTATGATACAGAAATGAATCTCATTCCAGCGTGAGTTTTCAGCACTTCATATTCGGTTCTGATAGCAATAGCTACAGATCACAACTGGTGTCATTTTGTTAGTCCTCAGgattttttcacacacacacacacacacacacacacacacacacacacactaccaagACTCCCTGTTTCCATGGCAGCAGACAATCGCTGTGAAGCATCACACATCCAGTTTGTTTAAAAGCTGCACAAAACATATCCCACTCATGATCCTGTTCTGAATATTCAGTACATATAGAACAGTGGAGTTCCTGATACAGTCCGTGGAGTTTCACATGGATGTTCTCTGAACATGatcctgcctccaccatgcttctcACAGTTTGTGGTGGTTCACACACACGATGATGAGCAGCACGGCATTTCCTCCAAACGTAGTTTCATTTATGACATACATAATCCCAATTAACTCCATGTCAGCAGTTCCTCCTCCATGTGGGAAGGTTCGGGGATGGGGGGCGGGGCAGCGATGATGGACTCAGCTGAAACATGGAACACACACTGGATAATAAAGTGTTTGGATATATTTAGCCATACTGTGTGTTCACATCCCTTTccccaaatgtcttcattatgtttggtttctttttcccatgatgTGAAATGTCAATGCAAGCGTAAACAAGTGTCCTCTCTGGGGTTTTCCTGCGATGCtccgtgtgtgtgcatgtgtgtgcgtgtgtgtgtgacctctcATGGGAGGCCTATGGGAGCAGAATCGGATTTTCTCACCTCAGTGAAAGTCATTAAGAATCTAGCAGCACACAGAGATGAATAATAACGTATTAATAATAACAGATTAATAATAACAGATTAATAATAACAGATTAATAATAACAGTGACACTCTGAACGTGTGACAGATGAATTAAAGGagatattttgttgttgttcagagCTTGGCCATTTATTCGGGCCGCTCCGTTCGTCGGCTCGGGTGATGTTAGTGAGGTGAGGGAACGTACCTGGAAAGCATTGCTGCAACCTTAAAACACTTTCCTTTTCAAAATGGTGGATCAGGTTGCCAAAAAGCACAATTAGATTAAAAACGAGGAAACGAATTTAACTGACTTTTGCTGACTGCATGAGGTGATGTTGATGTAGACAAGAAAACCTgtgggataaaaataaataaatcagtcagTCAGGGAGCCGAGTGACCCGAGACAATTCTCAGCACAAGTGTTTGTTTTAGAGTGATAGAAGCAAGGGGAGAaactttataaacacacaccgaGCACTATCAGTGAGTCCTGTATGACGAACTTAGCACTACAGTGACGGTGCTcttatataaacaatttcacACTCAATCACCTGAATGTAATCCATCAGCATCTCTTATCAAGCTAACACGTAGCTAACGCTGACACGATGACTGCACTCGGTACTCACACTCTCACGGTGTGAAGATGCTGAGTCAGGGTGTGAAGTTCAATTTTTACTCCTGCAAAGTATTTGGCTAAAGGGGGGGAAAACCCAAAACATCTTCCCTAAATTCCTTTGGTGAGACgtagacgagagagagagagaaagagagcaagagagagagagggagagagagaggttgagaaagagagagagagagagagagaggaagagagcgagagagagatggagagagagagaaagacagcaagagagagagggagaaagagcgagaaagagagaaagagagagataaagagagagagggagagagagagagagagaaagagagaaagaaagagagagagggaaagagagtaagcgagagagggagagagagagcgagagagaaagagagagagagcgagagagagagagagagagtgagagagaaagagagagaggccatATTAGGtagtgaaatgtgaaaaaagtagtATCCTCCTTTTTGGAATTCACTTCCCCGTAAGTTTATACACAAAGCTCTTTTgtctcaagtgtgtgtgtgtgtgtgtgtgtgtgtgtgtgtgtgtgtgtctgtgtgtgtttaacccTTTTGTGAGGACCGAATGTTGATCCAGTGACCGTGTTTCATTTCCACAACATTTGTTAGtataaatctttttctttttgtgtaaaATGCTCGGTGTTTACATTAAGGTTAAGTAGCTGTAACACTGAGGGCGTGTCCGTGTGCGTGGGCGTGGTTAGTTGTTGTTATGGGAACAGTGAAGTGAGGAGACTTGAGAAAAAGGAGCTTACACATCTACAGTCTCCGAACCCTGGAACACTACGAAACGAATGCCATGACGACCGTTATTACATCATCACACATCGTGATTAAATACCTCGTATACCACGGCGTGGTCCAAAGCAGAAGCTGTAgattattcagtccctccaggatttcaccaTCACAGAGATTAAAACGCAAAATATTCTGAGTGATTTTTCAAAACGATTGCAGATTTGGGGCGAGACGTGTCAGGTGACGTCATCACTACGCACATTCAGCCTCTCAGACATGAGTACAGCCAAAAGGTCTTATTTTAAGGAAATTTTTTACCCAAAACATGCagtagcaaaatcaagcatttttggccgcaacaatcacaaaaaacaacaacaacaacaacaaaaaacgccacgaacagcagctcggacagtagcaCAGGATTATATTAACGTCCTCGTTCTAACaccttatggtttctatagtaaccgttcgttcacagggacttaacAACATGTGTAATCATGTGTTTCTGAAAGGACATGTTTACAGTATGTtacacttatggaaggagtttccagtgtcagaggtgaagctataacttgaagttttccgacatcttcaggacagacgagtttacgcttattattattattattattattattattaaggtttctcggtaacatgacaagctgtgttttttgttaaatgttaccagaggctggtgaaggaacgagtgtttatagcgtGAGTGAAACGTGTTTTGTAGAATGTTaactgtagctataaatggtAACAGAGCTcaacattaataaatacaaaagtataagaggaataaatctcTTCGGCTCGtgttgttatagtaaaataatcaacttcgagGTGTTAACAGTGACTCCGCCTCACGCCGCCCTGTCGTGCTCCGTTTATTCCGTACATGCAAACTTTCTATAAATTGTCTCGGTTTGCTGTCTCGCCTCCAGACCTCTCAGTTCTCTCATCAGTAAAGTGTCTATTCATTTGCagtgggggtggagggggggtcTTTATTCACtgaactgtctctctctctctcacacacacacacaatgtgtctTTCTTCTCAGTGTGTGGTTCATTGTTCATTGTGCTCtgttcatttcacacacacacacacacacacacacacacacacacacacacacacacacacacaccttcatcatGACTCAGTTGTGATCTCACTCCCCCAGAACACCCTgatcacttattttttttattgccacTGGCCCAGTTACCATGGGTTACCAGCTCCAGATGTATTATGGGATGTTAGCACTCAGTCAGAAACAcagcaaataaacaataaagactctCATCATTCCAGAAGTGGAAAAGTGATAGCCATGTTCATGTTTATCTCTCAAAGCCCACAGCGGTTATAAATACACTGAGCTGGAATATTGTGGAGTGAtcacacaggaagtgtgtgttacactgatacacacaaccagcattaaaaaaataaacacacacactcactctgggacataaaaaaaacaaaacaaatggagATGAACaggaagtgtaaaaaaaaaaaaaaaaaaaaaattagtttggagaaacaaggagaaaaaaaagtgcacaaactgcgaaaatcacatttaaaaaaaattattattatttttttttatttcttcaggaTTCATGATcaataacacacaaataaatccgaatgaaaacaaatgctAGAATAATGTATTAGCGTGACAGCTAATCAAACtggcagaaaaaacaaacccccacagGAAATGCTtatttttcctgtttgtttttaaaccacGAAGTAGCTGTTTTCTGTACAGGGTATGGTTTTAACACTTTTGTTAAACACAGTATTTAACGTGTGAAATACCTCATCTTTGAGACGGGACGTGTGGCTGACATCACTGTCTCACTGGAACGAATGTcatctgtgtaaaaaaaactaaatgtgcGAAACTAAAAATAGATTCGTTTTAGTTTTTTCAAAATGAGCATGAGAGAAATCTTTAATCTACAGACCTAACAAATGCTGCATCAGTAAtgtctaatttttttaaaaaaaatcagaaaggCTAAAGGATAGACGGATCATCTCTACAGactatttctttttctgttcagGAGTCGGGTTAGCATGATTAGCATGATTGTGTTGCACTTAAACAACATGGTCGTGGATGTTTTTCGATGAAGTCAGATCTCATGCCCAGTCAGCGTCCTCTTTCCAGTGTTAGCGAACGCAAACTGTTCTGTAAGTTCTCTCAGAGAACCATGAAAATAATGTAGATATAACCTCATACCATTGATACATTACATCCTGTAAGTTACACGAGCTAACGCTAACCAGCTCACAAAAAGGCTGAACATCTGTGTGGTTAATAAATTCCTGTCAAAGTCTGAGTATTTATCTACATATCAACAACGTGGTTagattagcatgctagctactGACAATAACGTAATTAGCTTACAAACTGTGCGCTGTAGGTAATGTTTCGCTAACTCACCGATGTCTCACCCCTGCTCTGTTCCTCATTAGCTTACTGAAGAAAAGGTGTGGGGAAAGAAATTAGCTTAAAAGTGACGTACACGCAACTTAAACGCCAATTTCTATTTGAGCTACTTTTCTgagtgttagcattagcattggTGAGAAATGCTAGTTGATCACATGTTGGCAAAAAATAATGACCTGTGAGAtgatttcctctgtgtgtgtttagggaaTTATTTCACTAATGGCCACAGAAGCACATTTCAGGAGCACAGAGTTCACCACGTCCTGGCCTCTTGCTTCCTGTGCGGATGTTTTCTGCCTCTcagtgttagcattagcattgctATTAGTGTTACATATGTCTGTtaaaggaacacacacacacacacacacacacacacacacacacacacacacacattgagtgTGAACTTTGCTCATGAAATAAGAACAGAGAACACAAACAAAGGAAAGAGGAAGTTACTCAGCAAAAGAACCTTAAtcacaaataacacacacacacacacacacacaggaacttCCACATGTTTAGTAGATACAGCTGGATATCATGCTAATAACAATGCACATATATAAAAGGATTACAAACAGAttctgctttttctgcatttttaccCTTCCTctctatgcacacacacacacacacacacacacacacacacacacacacacacacacacactggggtcATGTCCCAACCCTCCATATACCAGCACGTCATTTTATTGATGCTTTTAATAATGATGTGGATACTGTAGAGTCGGCTGAAGATTTTAATAATACTTGCGCTCTTACCTTCGACACCATCACCCCACTCAAGTCCAGGAGAGTTAAAAAGAAAGATACTCTCAGCCATGGCTTAATGATTGTACATGTGCTCTTAGACAAGAGTGCAGGAAAATGGAGTGAAAGTGGAAGAAAGATAAACTTCATGTCTCTTTTGGTATTTTTAAGGCGTGTTTAATAAATGATCAGAGGTCAGTGAAAGAGGCAAAATCAAATGATCTCTCCAAATGAATAGCTGAGAATGCAAATCGGCCTAAAGTATCGTTTAATACTATTGATTCTGTGCTAAACCCTTCTCGGGCTGTTGGGGCTGACCCCTCTCCTGAGTCCTGTGATGAAGTTCTTCATTTTTTCAACAAAATCGAAGTGTTCAATTCTTCTCTTATGTCTTCAAGATTCACTTCCGCTCAGGTATTTAACTAACGTTCCTCCAGTCTCCTCGGCTGTCTGATTTAATCTCACAGATGAAGTGTTCACGCTGTATGATGGATGTTTTTCCTGCACGTCTTTTGAAAGAGGTTTTTGAGTTGCGAAAGCTGTTATTAATAGCGCTATAGCTACCGGAGTTCTACCAGCCAGCCTCAAACATGCAACTGTGCagcctttgcttaaaaaaaacttatctTGATCCAACTTTACACAACAAGTATAGACCTATTTCCAAATCGCCTGTTTATGCacaattgtatttatttgaattttttcgGATATTTTAGACAAGTTCAGTCAGGTTTTAGATctttacacagcactgaatcCACCCTGTAAAAGGTTACTAGTGATATTTTAATGTCATTCAACTCTGGCACTTGTGCAGTGGTTTGCGTCTTATCTGAAAGATAGGACTTTTGCAGTAAGCATAGAGAATTTCTCTTCTTCATCGGTGCACTTATCgtctggtgttcctcagggctcCATATTGGGTCCTCTGCTGTTTTCCCTTTATATGTGTCCCCTGGGTTCTATTTTTTAGAAATATGATATTTCCTTTCACTGCTACGCTGATGATACCCAAATATATTTGCCAGTTAGGTCAAATAACATCAGTCCTTTTGGGTCCctttttaaatgtcttgagACATTTAACTAACAATTGTCTGCagttaaataaaagcaaaactgAAGTCATTATTTTGGGCTCCCCTACTGTCTCCTCTGCTCTTGAGGCCCAGTtaggtcctctctctctctctctctctgtctctctctctctctctctgtctgtctgtgtgtgtgttaac from Ictalurus furcatus strain D&B chromosome 6, Billie_1.0, whole genome shotgun sequence includes:
- the tmsb4x gene encoding thymosin beta-4; protein product: MSDKPNLEEVTSFDKSKLKKTETQEKNPLPSKETIEEEKKASTS